A window from Cryptomeria japonica chromosome 1, Sugi_1.0, whole genome shotgun sequence encodes these proteins:
- the LOC131073530 gene encoding wall-associated receptor kinase-like 8, producing the protein MQIFAYLHFRRDTLNYMSTSTIICIVPWILLYSSSQLLSLKADKCVWPQTCGGLTFPYPFRLGKDTCGLPGFEIVCKRKSSSDPGIPYLPTLSGEVKIKHITYEHLLVEATSLYASPCRKEVNVTNATTFNLYDKGPFWISGLNKLFAVGCNTSAQFQMHMGSTSQETHYWGSCTSKCGYSSTLYGRQLPSCKENGCCQMAVPGGYTRISLAARFHSFYGSNNCSNSASAIVDKDSWDSISNSTSFKATEDFSLRVSWAILNDTCVSAQRKSSRQCSPNAECENRIWGYVCKCKAGYDGDGYSSGTGCKETKKCTGFSCFVTLSIISGVFGTFIVALLCGGTLFWILKLRKSKRDKERNFKKNGGDHLQKIISSRGGVEGVKLFSLNEIEKATNKFSQNLILGSGGYGTVYKGTLSNGLVVAVKRSKQVDSRQIDQFINEVCILSQINHRNVVKLLGCCLETSVPLLVYEYISNGTLFDHLHGNKQNWQQIPWEKRLCIATETAEALSYLHSAASIPIVHRDVKSSNILLDNDYIPKVADFGVSRLVPMGQTHITTVVHGTLGYLDPEYVQTVQLTEKSDVYSFGVVLAELLTGLRPVSYDRMDNHSNLAIYFLSTINTTGVGEIIDPRLDVKEGKNRESMRRVAALAKECLSVEGEKRPSMKEVVQELLWSKGGERQHDWLNNSVADNPEEMVGLIVGEEERSKGIRAAYSIPGQCSSSFSIEGVGVGIRWGR; encoded by the exons ATGCAGATCTTCGCATATTTACATTTTAGGCGTGACACACTGAATTACATGTCGACCTCTACAATCATATGTATAGTTCCATGGATTTTGCTCTACTCTTCTTCTCAGCTTTTATCGCTGAAAGCAGATAAATGCGTATGGCCTCAAACATGCGGAGGTCTCACATTCCCCTACCCCTTCCGATTGGGCAAAGACACCTGTGGTTTGCCTGGTTTTGAAATCGTTTGCAAAAGAAAATCGAGTTCTGACCCTGGAATCCCTTACCTTCCAACCCTTTCGGGAGAAGTAAAAATCAAACATATCACTTACGAGCACCTGCTGGTTGAGGCCACTAGCTTGTATGCTTCTCCATGCAGGAAAGAGGTTAACGTTACAAATGCTACAACGTTCAACCTTTATGACAAAGGGCCTTTCTGGATTTCTGGGCTTAATAAGTTATTTGCTGTTGGTTGTAACACCTCTGCCCAATTTCAGATGCATATGGGCAGTACGTCCCAAGAAACGCATTATTGGGGCTCCTGCACATCTAAGTGCGGCTATTCTTCAACACTCTATGGCAGGCAACTGCCCTCATGCAAAGAGAATGGGTGTTGTCAAATGGCGGTTCCTGGTGGTTACACAAGAATTAGCCTCGCCGCACGATTCCACTCTTTCTATGGATCGAACAATTGTAGCAATTCAGCTTCCGCTATAGTCGATAAAGATAGCTGGGATTCGATTTCTAATTCAACATCGTTCAAAGCTACGGAGGATTTTTCATTGAGGGTGTCCTGGGCTATTCTGAATGACACGTGCGTCTCGGCTCAAAGAAAGAGTTCACGCCAGTGTTCTCCAAACGCGGAGTGTGAAAATAGGATTTGGGGTTATGTTTGCAAGTGTAAGGCTGGCTATGACGGAGATGGATACAGCAGCGGCACGGGATGCAAAG AAACTAAAAAATGCACAGGTTTCAGTTGCTTTGTAACTTTATCAATAATCTCAG GGGTATTTGGGACATTCATTGTTGCGCTACTCTGCGGTGGCACTCTCTTCTGGATTTTGAAGCTAAGAAAATCAAAGCGTGACAAGGAAAGGAACTTCAAAAAGAACGGAGGTGATCATTTGCAAAAAATAATTTCATCACGAGGAGGAGTAGAAGGCGTGAAGCTTTTCTCTTTGAACGAGATCGAGAAAGCCACCAATAAGTTCTCTCAAAATTTGATCCTGGGATCTGGTGGCTACGGAACCGTTTACAAAGGCACTCTCAGTAATGGACTTGTGGTGGCTGTCAAGAGGTCAAAGCAAGTCGATTCCAGACAAATCGACCAGTTTATCAATGAAGTTTGTATTTTGAGCCAAATTAATCACAGAAATGTGGTTAAGTTACTAGGCTGCTGCCTGGAAACTTCGGTTCCTCTGTTGGTTTATGAATACATTTCAAATGGAACATTGTTCGATCATCTGCACGGCAACAAGCAAAATTGGCAGCAAATTCCATGGGAGAAACGCCTGTGCATAGCCACTGAGACAGCAGAAGCTTTGTCATACTTGCACTCTGCAGCGTCGATACCGATTGTTCACAGAGATgttaaatcttcaaacattcttctggATAATGATTATATTCCAAAAGTTGCAGACTTCGGAGTGTCTCGTCTGGTGCCGATGGGGCAAACGCACATTACTACAGTTGTGCATGGAACTCTGGGTTATTTGGATCCTGAATACGTTCAGACAGTTCAGCTTACAGAGAAAAGTGATGTCTACAGCTTTGGGGTTGTTTTGGCAGAGCTTTTGACGGGGCTAAGACCTGTTTCTTATGACAGGATGGACAACCACAGCAACCTGGCCATATATTTCCTCTCCACTATAAATACGACGGGCGTCGGGGAAATCATAGATCCTCGTCTTGATGTGAAAGAAGGTAAAAACAGGGAGTCGATGAGAAGAGTGGCGGCGCTAGCGAAAGAATGCCTTAGCGTTGAAGGGGAGAAGAGACCTTCGATGAAAGAGGTGGTTCAGGAACTGCTTTGGAGTAAAGGAGGCGAAAGACAGCATGACTGGCTAAATAATAGTGTAGCAGACAACCCGGAAGAAATGGTGGGGCTGATTGTTGGTGAGGAAGAAAGAAGCAAGGGAATTAGGGCCGCTTATTCAATCCCAGGGCAGTGTAGTTCCTCGTTTAGCATCGAAGGGGTCGGAGTTGGAATTCGATGGGGTCGATAA